In Stieleria varia, one genomic interval encodes:
- a CDS encoding DNA-binding transcriptional regulator, with protein MMKQRSVALLIETSNAYARNLLSGIVSYIRSNQSWSVYLPEQHRGATPPDWLRQWRGDGLIARIETEAIARVVEKLKMPVVDVSAARHVPDIPWVETDDGSIARIAFEHLRERGFENFAFCGEPEFNWSNWREQAFQEAVENAGHRCDVFHSRSRYAKGYSINRERERMTRWIASLPRPVAVFACYDIKAQQILDICREQKIRVPEELALLGVDNDELLCDLCTPPLSSVIPAAHQTGREAARLLDAMMGGQTVPGEPHLFEPIGIATRQSTDVLAIEDTDIANAMRFIRDHACEGINVNDILQHVPLSRRVLEKRFQEIIGRTPHQEITRRRVDRIRQLLIETDLTIGQIAKRTGYQNEEYMSVAFRRAMKVPPGQFRREH; from the coding sequence TTGATGAAACAACGATCCGTTGCCCTGCTGATCGAAACGTCGAACGCTTACGCCCGCAATCTGCTGAGCGGAATCGTTTCGTACATTCGATCCAATCAGTCATGGTCGGTTTACTTGCCAGAGCAACATCGCGGTGCAACGCCGCCCGACTGGCTGCGGCAGTGGCGGGGCGACGGATTGATCGCTCGGATTGAGACCGAAGCGATCGCCAGGGTGGTGGAGAAGCTCAAGATGCCTGTCGTCGATGTCAGCGCCGCTCGTCATGTGCCCGATATTCCTTGGGTCGAAACCGATGACGGATCGATCGCGCGGATCGCCTTTGAACACTTGCGCGAACGAGGGTTCGAAAACTTCGCCTTCTGCGGTGAACCCGAGTTCAACTGGTCCAACTGGCGAGAGCAAGCCTTTCAGGAGGCCGTCGAAAACGCGGGTCATCGCTGCGATGTTTTTCACTCACGCAGTCGCTATGCCAAAGGATACTCGATCAATCGCGAACGAGAACGCATGACGCGTTGGATCGCAAGCCTGCCGCGCCCCGTTGCGGTGTTTGCTTGTTACGACATCAAGGCACAGCAGATCTTGGACATTTGCCGGGAGCAAAAGATTCGTGTGCCGGAGGAACTCGCACTGCTCGGGGTCGACAACGACGAACTGCTCTGTGACTTGTGCACTCCGCCGCTGTCCAGTGTCATCCCCGCGGCCCATCAGACCGGCCGTGAAGCTGCTCGGTTGTTGGACGCCATGATGGGTGGTCAGACCGTTCCGGGTGAGCCACATTTGTTTGAACCGATCGGGATCGCAACGCGTCAGTCGACGGATGTTCTGGCGATCGAAGACACCGATATTGCAAACGCGATGCGCTTCATTCGCGATCACGCGTGTGAAGGCATCAATGTGAATGATATCTTGCAACATGTGCCACTTTCTCGTCGGGTGTTGGAAAAACGCTTTCAAGAAATCATTGGCAGAACACCTCATCAGGAGATCACGCGGCGTCGCGTGGATCGGATTCGTCAGTTGTTGATCGAGACGGATTTGACCATCGGCCAAATCGCAAAGCGAACCGGATATCAAAACGAAGAATACATGAGCGTCGCGTTTCGACGCGCGATGAAAGTCCCGCCGGGACAGTTTCGCCGAGAACATTGA
- a CDS encoding Gfo/Idh/MocA family protein has protein sequence MSDRKVRMAMVGLGFGSEFIAIYQAHPNAEVVAVCRRNESELNKTADQFGIETRYQEFDDVLADPNVECVHINSPIGDHAWMSLKALDAGKHVMCTVPMATTIDECRQIVAKVRQTGLKYMMAETVVYSREFLYIKDLYERGELGDIQHLAASHPQDMDGWPSYWESMIPMHYATHVVSPCLGLTNALAESVSCFGSGRVREEIAKKSGCPFAVESCHIKLRDSDITAHIWRFLFDVARQYRESFDVYGTKKSFEWTLVENEPHVLHTAKKPEHEIPEKIEIPDFAYLLPEPIQRFTLPAEIHDAEHLSFLQGGGHGGSHPHLVHEFVSAILEDRDPWPNAETSANWTCTGICAHESAMKGGELVRLPDFS, from the coding sequence ATGAGCGATCGAAAAGTCAGAATGGCGATGGTGGGTTTGGGCTTCGGATCGGAGTTCATTGCGATCTATCAGGCGCACCCCAATGCGGAGGTGGTGGCCGTTTGTCGTCGCAACGAGTCCGAACTGAACAAGACGGCGGATCAGTTTGGGATTGAAACGCGGTACCAGGAGTTTGATGACGTCTTGGCGGACCCCAACGTCGAGTGTGTACACATCAACAGCCCGATCGGTGACCATGCGTGGATGTCATTGAAGGCGCTCGATGCTGGAAAGCATGTGATGTGTACGGTACCGATGGCGACCACGATCGATGAGTGCCGTCAGATCGTTGCCAAAGTGCGCCAGACCGGTCTGAAATACATGATGGCGGAGACCGTGGTCTACAGCCGGGAGTTTTTGTACATCAAAGATCTGTATGAGCGTGGTGAACTGGGTGACATTCAGCATTTGGCGGCATCGCACCCACAAGACATGGACGGCTGGCCCAGCTACTGGGAGTCAATGATTCCGATGCACTATGCGACGCACGTTGTCAGTCCTTGCCTGGGTCTTACGAATGCACTTGCCGAATCGGTCAGCTGTTTCGGTTCGGGGCGTGTGCGTGAAGAGATCGCAAAAAAATCGGGCTGCCCGTTTGCTGTGGAGAGTTGCCACATCAAGCTTCGGGACAGCGACATCACGGCCCATATTTGGCGATTCTTGTTCGACGTCGCACGCCAGTACCGTGAAAGTTTCGACGTCTACGGAACCAAGAAGAGTTTTGAGTGGACGCTCGTCGAGAATGAACCTCACGTGCTGCACACTGCAAAGAAGCCTGAGCACGAAATTCCGGAGAAGATCGAGATCCCGGACTTCGCGTACTTGTTACCCGAGCCGATCCAACGCTTCACGTTGCCGGCGGAGATCCATGACGCGGAGCATCTGTCGTTCTTGCAAGGCGGCGGCCACGGCGGTTCGCATCCTCACTTGGTACACGAGTTCGTCTCGGCGATCTTGGAGGACCGAGATCCCTGGCCCAATGCGGAGACGAGTGCCAACTGGACGTGCACCGGAATCTGTGCGCACGAATCCGCCATGAAAGGCGGTGAATTGGTTCGGCTCCCCGATTTCAGTTGA
- a CDS encoding WD40 repeat domain-containing serine/threonine protein kinase gives MTSDDQPDPSPPIKRDVSNDETIDGIGASMDSTVDPLAQTIDPFGIQESANADSGNIPPNVNLEQTIAVGAASLRPTPVGPGTGRSQSRSVMTSADVGRTINPRELNAEDAAFWGSIAAAGVSKANQGEVTDQRPAAERSISETKLQLRQRDLAPPTRSVDEPSDYRLVRLLGRGGMGNVYIAKQMSLDRLLAVKVVRPLPKEKQEKLQQSGRLEQVQNDRRQQFLSEAVVTGDLDHPNIVPIHDVAVAADNTLFYAMKRVVGRPWSDVIAEKSRDENLEILLKVGDALAFAHTRGVVHRDIKPENIMLGDFGEVLVMDWGLALAQPNFEKSESITHTAGLGGTPAFMAPEMATGPLKKIGPASDIYLLGATLYYIITGVAPHHGDDVSQCIRAVASNKIREVEPRHQGELLNIALKAMETEPDARYRSVIEFQTAIRLYRSHAESISLESNAREHLTRAKSQSGYDSYARAMFGFEQAIALWPDNVKAVQGLAESRLAHAQAAYDNGDFDAGISILDPENPDHSQLLQQLQLAIQERDSHKSRLTLFKRLAVASLAFIVVGGAVALYLINNQRRQAIDARLIAEQEKKNTQDALKVADANYKRAEFERERAVAGEDAARLASQEAMVARNEAVEERMVADDLRVKAEGLQRKAEQSAEEALSAKLLAETRRQEAETQRMAALDSAEQARAEKAKAEYEAYLSQIGLANARIERNEFDDARRILTSLRNSITDRAPAWEWRWLWAQTNQSVTTTDLAAAVTDFASSPDGRHVYAVDASGVLHAFHVESDGTISPQGHRQVELPGIATSLSISTDGRSIALGMNQADVRIYGAENLAYIRSLSGHQDTVTDVVYISDRLLLSASNDRTVIVWDAVNRRKLDQCWHIAPVRQIDTQRIKQNPTQSRVFVAAVSDSSSGRVVAWRLTGDGQTTRVSTERLGEFLQHPDRVTAVAISDDGKNVVSGDVGGNLYQWDIASLRPTDFDASIASAIRRANNSDSPATGTKQSANTSRSNQTPYRELIDSNDEMLVSASNGPSEQRKQRAHGDAIRALRFSRDGRFVLSSSDDYTLKRWENDKNGATVTFRGHGGWVTAIEFAGARHERLLSSSADRTIRSWNPNTYLNSYAKLDPQQAFSASHADQSAKPLDREAKPHADEILSASFDRLGTRIVSASRDHTARILAIDPQTLNFKPIASIGVDRGDRLSEGTEYLSMSAVVDPNRGRVFVGSADSIVRIWDLNSGTQRGQMRGTGLNNTLALSGDGNLLLTGSSGGDAKAILWDVSSERIGPVERFRLGGHQEAVTALAISSNGKRIFTGDRSGRGIVWDAETGTQLGEPIDLLRGYRINDVKFAADDRVIWIAADDQQLTAIDIDTRHLIKRLEHRGFVTSVSIAEDDSYAVTVSESVDKDSVRSIVTLWDLSSGAQFRLADAKGAKSAAQQNERITSARISRDGLRVAMTRQGKSGRTGELAVIGVEQAGRAAKWLQMPGKIGTPLAACLLSPNSVLTLNGDAAFRWNIDTMAHEKSYRAHAAVTQAVFSADGNLVATGSRSLKLWNSATGEPIDKLESPHQGPVRALAFAPDNDAYRFATAGDDGVVRRWQWSPTDGFTMLGEVQLSQSPILCLQYSPDGRQLAAGTTGHAWLWSVDQAGNRLEFTLEDRTNINCLAFSPDGKWLIAGGDDKQARLWSLDESTTKPILFTGHADRVESVAIIQDQSQQMRVLTCSRDKSTRLWDPRVELGEAVGREILTLRKHTQGVTSVGVTSDGQLVMTAGRDGAVILWPAPFD, from the coding sequence CCACCAATCAAGCGAGATGTCTCCAATGACGAGACAATCGATGGGATCGGCGCGTCGATGGACAGCACCGTCGATCCGCTGGCGCAAACGATCGACCCGTTCGGAATCCAAGAGAGCGCGAATGCCGATTCAGGCAACATTCCACCCAATGTAAACCTGGAACAGACCATCGCCGTTGGCGCGGCGAGCTTGCGACCAACACCCGTCGGTCCTGGGACCGGCAGAAGCCAATCCAGATCGGTGATGACGAGTGCGGATGTCGGTCGAACGATTAACCCACGTGAGCTCAACGCGGAGGACGCTGCGTTTTGGGGATCGATCGCTGCGGCGGGCGTTAGCAAAGCCAACCAGGGCGAAGTAACCGACCAGCGACCGGCGGCCGAACGGAGTATTTCGGAAACCAAGCTTCAGCTTCGGCAAAGAGACTTGGCGCCGCCAACACGCAGCGTCGATGAGCCGTCCGACTATCGCTTAGTACGACTGCTCGGGCGCGGAGGGATGGGCAATGTTTACATTGCCAAGCAAATGTCGTTGGATCGTCTGCTGGCGGTGAAGGTCGTCAGGCCGTTGCCGAAGGAGAAACAGGAGAAGCTACAGCAAAGCGGACGGCTGGAGCAGGTTCAGAACGACCGCAGGCAACAGTTTTTGTCCGAAGCCGTTGTGACCGGTGACTTGGACCATCCTAATATCGTACCCATCCACGATGTCGCCGTCGCAGCCGACAACACGCTTTTCTATGCCATGAAACGCGTGGTCGGGCGTCCTTGGTCGGACGTCATTGCCGAGAAAAGCCGCGACGAGAATCTAGAGATCTTGTTGAAAGTTGGCGATGCCTTGGCGTTCGCGCACACTCGTGGCGTGGTGCACCGAGACATCAAACCCGAGAACATCATGCTGGGTGATTTCGGGGAGGTGTTGGTGATGGACTGGGGACTCGCATTGGCTCAGCCCAACTTTGAAAAGAGCGAGTCGATCACCCACACAGCTGGCTTGGGCGGCACGCCTGCCTTCATGGCTCCCGAGATGGCGACGGGACCCTTGAAGAAGATCGGACCGGCGAGCGACATTTATCTGCTCGGCGCAACACTCTATTACATCATCACGGGTGTCGCTCCCCACCACGGTGACGATGTCAGTCAATGCATCCGTGCGGTGGCAAGCAATAAGATCCGCGAGGTGGAACCGCGGCATCAGGGCGAGCTGTTGAACATCGCGCTCAAAGCGATGGAAACGGAACCGGACGCGAGATATCGCAGCGTCATTGAATTTCAAACGGCGATACGACTGTACCGCTCGCACGCCGAAAGCATCTCGCTTGAGTCCAACGCGAGGGAGCACCTGACAAGAGCTAAGTCGCAGTCGGGTTACGATTCATATGCACGGGCAATGTTTGGTTTTGAACAAGCCATTGCGTTGTGGCCGGACAATGTGAAAGCGGTGCAGGGGCTCGCCGAATCCCGACTTGCGCACGCTCAAGCGGCTTACGACAACGGAGACTTCGATGCCGGAATCTCCATCCTCGACCCCGAAAACCCCGATCACTCGCAACTTTTGCAACAGTTGCAGCTCGCGATACAGGAACGTGATTCGCACAAGTCCCGTTTGACGCTATTCAAAAGGCTGGCCGTTGCCAGTTTGGCGTTCATCGTGGTTGGCGGCGCCGTTGCTTTGTACCTGATCAACAATCAGCGCAGGCAAGCGATTGACGCCAGATTGATCGCAGAACAAGAAAAGAAAAACACGCAGGACGCCTTGAAAGTCGCTGACGCAAACTACAAGCGTGCCGAGTTCGAGCGTGAACGCGCGGTCGCCGGTGAAGACGCAGCAAGGCTGGCTTCACAGGAAGCCATGGTGGCTAGAAATGAAGCCGTGGAAGAACGCATGGTCGCGGATGACTTGAGGGTCAAGGCTGAGGGGTTGCAAAGGAAAGCCGAACAGAGCGCGGAGGAAGCACTTTCCGCAAAGCTGTTGGCTGAAACGCGTCGCCAAGAAGCTGAAACTCAGCGGATGGCCGCACTGGATAGCGCCGAACAAGCTCGTGCCGAAAAGGCCAAGGCGGAGTACGAAGCCTATCTGTCGCAAATCGGACTTGCCAACGCACGCATCGAACGAAACGAGTTCGACGACGCACGGCGAATCCTCACGTCGCTTCGCAACTCCATCACTGATCGCGCGCCCGCTTGGGAATGGCGTTGGTTGTGGGCACAAACAAATCAGTCCGTCACGACGACCGATCTTGCCGCCGCCGTGACTGACTTTGCAAGCTCGCCCGACGGCCGCCACGTGTATGCGGTCGATGCATCCGGTGTGTTGCACGCATTCCATGTTGAATCTGATGGAACCATCAGTCCGCAGGGGCATCGCCAAGTCGAATTGCCCGGTATCGCGACGAGTCTCTCGATATCAACCGACGGACGATCGATCGCACTCGGAATGAATCAAGCGGATGTGCGAATCTATGGCGCCGAAAATCTTGCCTACATCCGGAGCCTCTCTGGTCACCAGGATACGGTGACCGACGTCGTGTATATCTCGGATCGGTTGCTGCTGTCTGCTTCCAATGACCGTACGGTGATCGTTTGGGATGCTGTCAATCGTCGAAAACTCGACCAGTGTTGGCACATCGCACCTGTTCGGCAAATCGATACGCAGAGAATCAAGCAGAATCCGACACAAAGCCGAGTCTTTGTCGCGGCGGTTTCGGACTCGTCCAGTGGTCGCGTTGTCGCGTGGCGTTTGACAGGCGACGGTCAGACCACGCGTGTTTCCACCGAACGTTTGGGTGAGTTTTTGCAGCATCCAGATCGCGTGACCGCTGTAGCAATCAGCGACGATGGAAAGAACGTTGTCAGTGGCGATGTTGGCGGCAACCTATACCAATGGGACATCGCATCCCTGCGTCCGACTGACTTTGACGCGTCCATCGCCAGCGCGATTCGCCGCGCGAACAATTCCGATTCGCCGGCAACCGGCACGAAGCAATCAGCGAACACATCTCGATCAAATCAGACACCGTATCGCGAGCTGATTGATTCAAATGACGAGATGCTGGTATCGGCCTCTAATGGTCCCAGCGAACAAAGGAAACAACGAGCGCACGGGGACGCGATTCGAGCCTTGCGATTCAGTCGTGACGGTCGCTTTGTGCTCTCGTCGTCGGACGATTACACGTTAAAGCGTTGGGAGAACGACAAAAACGGTGCCACCGTGACTTTTCGAGGACACGGAGGCTGGGTCACTGCCATCGAGTTCGCTGGGGCTCGGCATGAAAGACTGCTATCGTCATCGGCTGATCGAACCATCCGAAGTTGGAATCCGAACACTTACTTGAATTCCTATGCAAAGCTCGATCCGCAACAAGCGTTTTCGGCGTCGCATGCTGATCAATCGGCCAAGCCTTTGGATCGAGAAGCGAAGCCGCACGCAGATGAAATCCTCTCCGCCTCCTTTGACCGATTGGGCACACGAATCGTCTCTGCGAGTCGTGACCACACGGCCAGAATCTTGGCGATCGATCCACAGACGTTGAATTTCAAACCGATCGCATCCATCGGAGTCGATCGAGGAGATCGGTTGAGTGAGGGGACAGAGTATTTGTCCATGTCGGCCGTCGTCGATCCAAACCGCGGACGCGTGTTTGTCGGCAGCGCCGATTCCATTGTGCGCATTTGGGATCTCAACAGCGGAACACAACGCGGCCAAATGCGTGGGACCGGACTGAACAATACGCTTGCTCTTTCTGGAGACGGCAACCTCCTGCTGACGGGCAGCAGCGGCGGTGATGCGAAAGCCATTCTGTGGGACGTTTCATCGGAGCGAATCGGCCCCGTCGAGCGTTTTCGTCTTGGTGGACATCAAGAAGCCGTGACGGCACTCGCGATTTCGTCGAACGGCAAACGGATTTTCACCGGAGATCGCAGCGGTCGCGGGATCGTCTGGGATGCCGAAACGGGGACGCAACTCGGCGAGCCGATCGATCTGCTGCGTGGGTATCGAATCAACGATGTCAAGTTTGCCGCTGATGATCGCGTGATCTGGATCGCGGCCGATGACCAGCAGTTGACGGCAATCGATATCGACACACGTCATTTGATCAAACGATTGGAACATCGCGGATTCGTCACCAGCGTGTCGATCGCCGAGGACGACTCCTATGCCGTGACGGTCAGCGAGTCCGTCGACAAAGATTCCGTTCGGTCGATTGTGACTCTCTGGGATCTGAGCAGCGGAGCTCAATTCCGATTGGCCGATGCAAAAGGTGCCAAGTCAGCGGCGCAACAGAACGAACGGATCACATCGGCGCGGATCAGTCGCGATGGTTTGCGAGTCGCAATGACGCGTCAAGGCAAATCGGGACGAACAGGAGAACTGGCGGTGATAGGAGTCGAACAAGCCGGTCGAGCGGCGAAGTGGCTGCAAATGCCGGGGAAGATCGGCACGCCCTTAGCGGCTTGCTTGTTGTCGCCAAACTCTGTCTTGACATTGAACGGAGACGCCGCGTTTCGCTGGAACATCGACACAATGGCGCATGAAAAAAGCTACCGCGCACACGCCGCCGTCACCCAAGCAGTTTTTTCGGCAGACGGGAACCTTGTCGCCACCGGCAGTCGCTCTTTGAAACTTTGGAATTCGGCCACCGGTGAGCCGATCGACAAGCTTGAGAGTCCACATCAAGGTCCTGTTCGCGCGTTGGCCTTTGCACCTGATAACGATGCATACCGATTTGCAACTGCGGGCGACGATGGCGTGGTCCGTCGTTGGCAATGGTCACCGACGGATGGGTTCACCATGCTCGGCGAGGTGCAGTTGAGCCAGAGTCCTATTCTGTGCCTGCAGTACTCACCCGACGGTCGACAGCTCGCCGCAGGCACAACAGGTCATGCGTGGCTGTGGTCAGTGGACCAAGCCGGGAATCGCTTGGAGTTCACGTTGGAAGACCGAACGAACATCAATTGCTTGGCATTCTCGCCGGACGGAAAGTGGCTGATCGCAGGCGGAGACGACAAGCAAGCCCGGCTTTGGAGTTTGGATGAATCGACGACGAAGCCGATTCTGTTTACAGGGCACGCGGACCGGGTCGAATCCGTCGCGATCATCCAAGATCAGTCACAGCAGATGCGAGTTCTGACCTGCTCTCGTGACAAATCAACTCGACTGTGGGACCCTCGTGTGGAATTGGGCGAGGCGGTTGGTCGAGAGATCCTGACATTGCGAAAACACACACAAGGTGTCACGTCGGTTGGCGTAACGTCAGATGGGCAACTGGTCATGACCGCTGGTCGCGATGGTGCCGTGATCCTGTGGCCGGCTCCATTTGATTGA
- a CDS encoding IS1380 family transposase — protein sequence MTKRNRKRAALKRLRRQAVEFDFDGGTLTSDAGLLLLREVDQRLGLIRRVDACIADPRDPIYTAHPQAEILTSRIFGIAAGYEDGNDHAHLRHDAAFQVAAGRTPAQNDYDSDEHFPLASPSTHSRFENRVDRKAMLAIHEEIVNTFLDSYEKPPEEITLDYDATDDPTHGNQDKNYFNGFYDGHCFLPLYVFCGYQLLVAYLRPSSFGAAHHARAVTKLLVQKIRSRWPETKIILRGDGGYSDERLMRWCDKNDVYYVFGLPKNNVLIRNIACEMTRARLEHLKFKSTRTLFKWFRYRTQETWDRHRWVLGKAEHGDKGANPRFVVTNLPSAQGIVEPTYHRPRVDGKQVRQILDPGTICSVAWNPKDFYRERYCQRCEMENRIKEQQMCLFADRTSCTDFMANQFRLILSSLAYVLVDGIRRLALQGTTHARMRVDTIRLRLFKIAARVRVTCRRVIFHLPTHCPSASLFNEVMARLCRSD from the coding sequence ATGACAAAGCGTAATCGAAAACGAGCTGCACTGAAACGCCTCCGTCGCCAAGCTGTCGAGTTTGATTTTGATGGCGGAACGCTCACGTCCGACGCCGGATTGCTACTGCTTCGCGAAGTCGATCAACGACTCGGCCTGATCCGCCGAGTCGACGCTTGTATTGCCGATCCACGCGATCCTATCTACACCGCACATCCGCAGGCCGAGATCCTGACCAGTCGTATCTTTGGAATTGCGGCAGGCTACGAGGACGGCAACGATCACGCCCACTTGCGGCATGATGCAGCCTTTCAAGTCGCTGCCGGACGCACACCTGCACAGAATGACTATGACAGCGACGAACACTTTCCTTTGGCCAGTCCGTCAACGCATTCACGTTTCGAAAATCGTGTCGATCGCAAAGCGATGCTGGCTATCCACGAAGAAATCGTAAACACCTTTCTGGACAGCTACGAGAAACCGCCCGAAGAAATCACGTTGGACTATGATGCCACAGATGATCCGACGCACGGCAATCAAGACAAAAACTACTTCAATGGATTCTACGACGGCCACTGTTTTCTGCCGCTGTACGTGTTCTGTGGCTATCAGTTGCTTGTCGCCTACTTACGTCCCAGCAGTTTTGGCGCAGCCCATCACGCTCGCGCGGTGACCAAACTGCTGGTTCAAAAGATTCGTTCGCGATGGCCGGAGACGAAAATCATTTTACGTGGCGATGGCGGATATTCTGATGAAAGACTCATGCGTTGGTGCGATAAAAACGACGTCTACTATGTCTTCGGATTGCCCAAGAACAACGTCTTGATCCGCAATATTGCCTGCGAAATGACCCGTGCTCGACTTGAGCATTTGAAATTTAAATCCACGCGAACGCTTTTCAAGTGGTTCCGTTATCGCACTCAGGAAACATGGGACCGTCATCGCTGGGTTCTCGGCAAGGCGGAGCACGGCGACAAGGGAGCCAACCCGCGTTTCGTCGTGACAAACCTGCCCAGTGCCCAAGGGATCGTCGAGCCGACTTATCATCGCCCTCGCGTGGACGGCAAACAGGTTCGACAAATCCTCGATCCTGGAACGATCTGCAGTGTTGCTTGGAACCCGAAGGATTTCTATCGAGAACGTTATTGTCAGCGTTGTGAAATGGAGAATCGGATCAAGGAACAACAGATGTGTTTGTTTGCCGATCGAACCAGCTGCACAGACTTCATGGCCAATCAGTTTCGTTTGATTCTGTCGTCGTTGGCGTATGTGTTGGTCGACGGAATCCGCCGGTTGGCACTTCAGGGCACTACACATGCTCGGATGCGTGTGGATACGATCCGCTTGCGTCTGTTCAAGATTGCCGCGCGAGTACGCGTGACTTGTCGGCGAGTGATTTTTCACCTTCCGACTCACTGCCCTAGCGCGAGTCTCTTTAACGAAGTCATGGCGCGTCTTTGCCGAAGCGACTAA
- a CDS encoding class I adenylate-forming enzyme family protein yields MESFLISLLHHAGSRPNAPALIDFGQSPETTVTWRQLASEVYRAHQTLEQIATRQGHSDLRGMPVGYAASNTVPQLLLGLACQMSGAIEVPLDVRGGESYVKKCWQQVIGLWIDDGVWQDVWCACADSNLNDYINKIRDAAESLDLDSPSLILFTSGTTGDPKGVTLSHRNLIGNANAKLTAVPQHCDDVRVSILSYAHAYARTCDLGTWLLSGSVLVPAWGYQDWVRIAPQIRPTIVNTVPSIAERIREETGASTTRLRLLGCGGAAMSQDDFHAWKQRGVTVIQGYGLTETAPVICSATPENARAGWVGRLVDGWEHKIVAGELRVRGPHTMLGYWNDPVSTALRVDAQGWLKTGDVVEQDPDSGQFRILGRADDLLILPNGHALHPVALEGLLTEEPSIRHAFVTCVGIRIVVWLDVVGEWHDEQARQIIHSRLASRPRWEIPKEIKRFPEPIESRMELLTPKGSLRRKAVQRWVESL; encoded by the coding sequence GTGGAATCCTTTCTCATTTCGCTGTTGCATCACGCGGGTTCGCGCCCCAATGCTCCCGCCTTGATCGACTTCGGCCAGTCGCCTGAGACCACCGTCACCTGGAGGCAATTGGCCAGTGAAGTTTACCGAGCACATCAAACGCTAGAACAGATTGCGACAAGGCAGGGGCACAGCGATTTGCGTGGTATGCCGGTCGGCTACGCGGCGAGCAACACGGTGCCGCAGCTACTGCTCGGTTTGGCCTGTCAAATGTCCGGAGCGATCGAAGTCCCCTTGGATGTTCGGGGAGGAGAATCGTACGTCAAAAAGTGCTGGCAACAGGTTATTGGTCTTTGGATCGACGATGGTGTTTGGCAAGACGTCTGGTGTGCGTGTGCCGATTCGAACTTAAATGATTACATCAACAAGATTCGCGACGCGGCGGAAAGTCTCGATTTGGATTCACCGTCGTTGATCCTGTTTACCAGCGGCACGACGGGAGACCCCAAGGGAGTGACGTTGTCGCATCGCAACTTGATCGGAAACGCCAACGCAAAGTTGACTGCAGTGCCACAGCATTGCGATGATGTGCGCGTTTCCATTCTGTCCTACGCGCACGCCTATGCTCGAACCTGCGATTTAGGAACATGGCTGCTTTCCGGATCTGTGTTGGTTCCTGCATGGGGCTATCAGGACTGGGTGCGGATCGCTCCACAAATTCGCCCAACGATCGTCAACACCGTCCCCAGCATTGCGGAACGAATCCGTGAAGAGACCGGAGCGTCGACAACGCGACTGAGACTGCTGGGATGTGGTGGAGCAGCCATGAGTCAGGACGATTTTCATGCATGGAAACAACGTGGCGTCACGGTGATTCAAGGCTATGGACTGACCGAAACAGCGCCCGTGATCTGTTCCGCAACACCAGAGAATGCGCGAGCGGGATGGGTCGGCCGATTGGTCGATGGATGGGAGCACAAGATCGTTGCAGGCGAGCTACGTGTTCGAGGCCCGCACACGATGTTGGGATACTGGAACGATCCGGTCTCCACTGCCTTGCGAGTGGATGCACAAGGCTGGCTGAAAACCGGCGATGTTGTCGAACAAGATCCCGACTCCGGTCAGTTTCGCATTCTGGGACGAGCCGACGACCTGCTGATCCTGCCCAACGGCCATGCTCTGCATCCCGTCGCGTTGGAAGGTCTGCTGACGGAGGAACCAAGCATTCGTCACGCGTTTGTCACGTGTGTGGGGATTCGGATTGTCGTTTGGCTGGACGTGGTTGGTGAATGGCACGACGAGCAAGCTCGGCAGATCATTCACTCTCGATTGGCATCGCGTCCGAGGTGGGAGATTCCCAAAGAGATCAAACGGTTTCCGGAGCCGATCGAATCACGGATGGAACTGTTGACGCCCAAGGGTTCCCTGCGTCGAAAAGCGGTGCAGAGATGGGTGGAGTCCCTGTAG